The following proteins come from a genomic window of Chaetodon auriga isolate fChaAug3 chromosome 16, fChaAug3.hap1, whole genome shotgun sequence:
- the sh2b1 gene encoding SH2B adapter protein 1 isoform X1 encodes MNGSLLTPPSPRAANSSPLPPSPSPSPSPPSPSLLPLSPRPPPLPPLVSPPPQAHPSSLSDTPTPSPSPCLSWTEFCELHARVAAGDFARHFRAFLLENPHYSPDSAAAFCRRFTDRFVRHFQSELEGALPPSCASGRDDMVSWAPQSDATSLEEEAVSPLSASGGAVLPCPPTNATRASSKPAPTRLVLENRSGDRFQDSYTHSQVLPPSSSSSCCSSVGGNNGRREERGAMIAPGNGEAPVEEEEDSWLGVASVGEDVEPEEREGESTEAGSADPSHAPQIPPSSSSVTSPPGSKGNSTPNSSKNKLKKRFSLRSVGRSVRGSVRGILHWRSSSSDSAQSQLPSSYSYTMGVQDATLVSSSKRNSGTQPPTPTSSMPVSLSMPLSLPHSSSSSLPPSSSSSATSLSLSEAARDRRRSNGEAGEKEKWSHRLEKLRLSRSPPPVLTPTTTGSHATSSSLPPSSAAAAAMGPPRKVGRLVREGGVSVSSSSDELSASHGFSGFSFGLLHHSTDNNNAASASSAAAQAGPVQPLASGGNVPWRGGRWHKCRLVLRERDREGVERGEEYYLEFFIPPKSSKPRLTVPCCSIVDVRSTTALEVPDKENTFLLQLEGSAQYVIETRDAVQMRAWLSDIRNGICLSEQEDAEGVCGGPLDISGTPEIVDRLSQVCYGGIGGSSPLMDPLPPELPPRAPLDEPDGRILGGGGASLGTPYAATPDATGSFLFSDTSAAEAVEHPLSECQWFHGTLSRLKAAQLVLAGGPASHGVFLVRQSETRRGEYVLTFNFQGKAKHLRLSLNEDGQCRVQHLWFQSIFDMLEHFRVHPIPLESGGASDVTLISFVGATAVRQPDLTSRPRSPPQPPPLPPGRPPPPTPPQERGNETEVGGGGAAVVTMATTTAAGGGGGGGSGSSGGSSGGGVEDWEERDRDTPLRQLEAVEGEERDGARAPRAIDNQYSFF; translated from the exons ATGAACGGCTCTCTTTTAACCCCGCCCAGCCCGCGGGCGGCAAACTCCTCTCCTTTACCTCCCTCGCCCTCCCCATCGCCgtcccctccatctccctctttgCTGCCCCTGTCCCCCCGCCCGCCTCCCCTGCCTCCTCTGGTGAGCCCTCCGCCCCAGGCTCACCCGTCCTCCCTGTCAGACACCCCCACGCCCTCCCCCTCGCCTTGCCTGAGCTGGACCGAATTCTGTGAGCTCCATGCCCGCGTTGCAGCTGGTGACTTTGCACGTCACTTTCGGGCTTTTCTCCTGGAAAACCCCCACTACTCCCCGGATTCGGCGGCCGCCTTCTGCCGGCGCTTCACCGACCGCTTTGTCCGTCACTTCCAGAGTGAGCTGGAGGGGGCGCTCCCACCAAGCTGTGCTTCTGGGAGGGACGATATGGTGAGCTGGGCTCCCCAGTCAGATGCTACAtccctggaggaggaggcggtcTCACCCCTGTCAGCATCTGGGGGGGCTGTCCTCCCGTGTCCCCCGACTAACGCTACGCGGGCCTCATCCAAGCCGGCGCCGACGCGGCTGGTGCTGGAGAACCGCAGTGGGGACAGGTTTCAAGATTCTTACACCCACAGCCAAGTCCTGcctccatcttcatcatcgtcGTGTTGCTCGTCGGTGGGAGGGAACAATGGGAGGCGTGAGGAGAGGGGGGCCATGATTGCCCCTGGAAATGGAGAAGCACCagttgaggaagaggaggacagctgGTTAGGGGTGGCGTCTGTGGGGGAAGACGTCGAGCCAGAAGAGCGGGAGGGAGAGTCCACAGAGGCGGGCAGTGCAGACCCCTCCCACGCTCCTCAGattccaccttcctcctcctcggtCACTTCTCCGCCTGGCTCCAAAGGTAACAGTACGCCCAACTCctccaaaaacaaactgaagaagCGCTTTTCTCTGCGGAGTGTGGGTCGTAGTGTGCGGGGGAGTGTCCGGGGAATCCTGCACTGGCGGAGCTCCTCCAGTGACTCAGCCCAGAGCCAGCTGCCCTCCAGCTACAGCTACACCATGGGTGTTCAGGACGCCACCCTGGTTTCATCCTCAAAGAGGAACTCTGGCACACAGCCTCCCacacccacctcctccatgCCCGTTTCCCTGTCCATGCCCCTGTCCCTTCcccactcctcttcctcctcgctgCCGCCTTCGTCCTCAAGCAGCgccacctctctgtctctttcggAGGCCGCTCGGGATCGGCGGCGGAGCAACGGTGAAGCCGGTGAGAAGGAGAAGTGGAGCCATCGCCTGGAGAAACTCAGACTGTCACGATCCCCTCCCCCTGTCCTCACCCCGACCACCACCGGCTCTCACgccacctcctcctcgctgCCTCCGAGCagcgccgccgccgccgccatgGGTCCTCCACGGAAGGTGGGCCGGCTGGTGCGGGAAGGCGGGGTGAGCGTCAGTTCATCCAGCGACGAGTTGAGCGCGAGCCACGGCTTCTCCGGCTTCTCGTTTGGTCTCCTGCATCACAGTACGGACAACAACAACGCTGCCTCGGCTTCGTCCGCCGCAGCTCAGGCCGGTCCGGTGCAGCCGCTGGCCAGCGGAGGCAACGTGCCCTGGAGAGGAGGACGCTGGCATAAGTGTCGCCTGGTCctcagagagagggacagagagggcgTTGAGCGGGGGGAGGAGTACTACCTGGAGTTCTTCATTCCACCTAAA TCATCGAAGCCCCGGCTGACTGTCCCTTGCTGCTCGATCGTGGATGTGAGGAGCACCACAGCGCTGGAGGTCCCCGACAAGGAGAACACCTTTCTGCTGCAG CTGGAGGGGTCGGCGCAGTACGTGATCGAGACTCGAGACGCCGTTCAGATGCGAGCCTGGCTGAGTGACATCAGGAACGGCATCTGTCTCAG TGAACAGGAAGAcgctgaaggtgtgtgtggggggcCGCTGGACATCAGTGGGACGCCTGAGATAGTTGACCGTCTTTCACAGG TGTGTTATGGAGGTATCGGAGGCTCCTCTCCACTGATGGATCCTCTCCCACCTGAACTGCCACCTCGAGCTCCTCTCGACGAACCAGACGGCCGGATTCTCGGAGGAGGCGGGGCTAGTCTGGGCACACCTTATGCTGCGACGCCAGACGCCACAG GCTCCTTCCTGTTCTCGGACACGAGCGCTGCGGAGGCGGTGGAGCACCCGCTCAGCGAGTGTCAGTGGTTCCACGGCACCCTGTCCCGTCTCAAAGCCGCTCAGTTGGTGTTGGCCGGAGGCCCGGCGAGCCACGGCGTCTTCCTGGTTCGCCAGAGCGAGACGCGGCGCGGAGAATACGTCCTCACCTTTAACTTCCAGGGGAAGGCCAAG CACCTCCGTCTGTCCCTGAACGAGGACGGTCAGTGCCGAGTGCAACACCTTTGGTTCCAGTCCATCTTCGACATGCTGGAGCACTTCCGGGTGCACCCGATCCCCCTGGAGTCCGGCGGCGCCTCAGACGTCACGCTCATCAGCTTCGTGGGCGCCACCGCTGTTCGCCAGCCAG ACTTGACCAGCAGACCCCGTagccctcctcagcctcctcctctgccgccAGGCCGGCCGCCGCCCCCGACTCCTCCCCAGGAGAGAGGAAACGAGacggaggtgggaggaggaggagcggccGTGGTGACGATGGCGACAacgacagcagcaggaggaggaggaggtggaggaagtggaAGCAGCGGAGGCAGTAgcggaggaggagtggaggactgggaggagagggacagggaCACTCCTCTCCGCCAACTAGAAGCTGTGGAAGGGGAAGAGAGGGACGGAGCGAGGGCGCCCCGAGCCATCGATAACCAGTATTCCTTCTTCTGA
- the sh2b1 gene encoding SH2B adapter protein 1 isoform X2: MNGSLLTPPSPRAANSSPLPPSPSPSPSPPSPSLLPLSPRPPPLPPLVSPPPQAHPSSLSDTPTPSPSPCLSWTEFCELHARVAAGDFARHFRAFLLENPHYSPDSAAAFCRRFTDRFVRHFQSELEGALPPSCASGRDDMVSWAPQSDATSLEEEAVSPLSASGGAVLPCPPTNATRASSKPAPTRLVLENRSGDRFQDSYTHSQVLPPSSSSSCCSSVGGNNGRREERGAMIAPGNGEAPVEEEEDSWLGVASVGEDVEPEEREGESTEAGSADPSHAPQIPPSSSSVTSPPGSKGNSTPNSSKNKLKKRFSLRSVGRSVRGSVRGILHWRSSSSDSAQSQLPSSYSYTMGVQDATLVSSSKRNSGTQPPTPTSSMPVSLSMPLSLPHSSSSSLPPSSSSSATSLSLSEAARDRRRSNGEAGEKEKWSHRLEKLRLSRSPPPVLTPTTTGSHATSSSLPPSSAAAAAMGPPRKVGRLVREGGVSVSSSSDELSASHGFSGFSFGLLHHSTDNNNAASASSAAAQAGPVQPLASGGNVPWRGGRWHKCRLVLRERDREGVERGEEYYLEFFIPPKSSKPRLTVPCCSIVDVRSTTALEVPDKENTFLLQLEGSAQYVIETRDAVQMRAWLSDIRNGICLSEQEDAEGVCGGPLDISGTPEIVDRLSQVCYGGIGGSSPLMDPLPPELPPRAPLDEPDGRILGGGGASLGTPYAATPDATGSFLFSDTSAAEAVEHPLSECQWFHGTLSRLKAAQLVLAGGPASHGVFLVRQSETRRGEYVLTFNFQGKAKHLRLSLNEDGQCRVQHLWFQSIFDMLEHFRVHPIPLESGGASDVTLISFVGATAVRQPGRDRAGSRPTVCDVITTRHPDSPSTPISDCVLDQQTP; the protein is encoded by the exons ATGAACGGCTCTCTTTTAACCCCGCCCAGCCCGCGGGCGGCAAACTCCTCTCCTTTACCTCCCTCGCCCTCCCCATCGCCgtcccctccatctccctctttgCTGCCCCTGTCCCCCCGCCCGCCTCCCCTGCCTCCTCTGGTGAGCCCTCCGCCCCAGGCTCACCCGTCCTCCCTGTCAGACACCCCCACGCCCTCCCCCTCGCCTTGCCTGAGCTGGACCGAATTCTGTGAGCTCCATGCCCGCGTTGCAGCTGGTGACTTTGCACGTCACTTTCGGGCTTTTCTCCTGGAAAACCCCCACTACTCCCCGGATTCGGCGGCCGCCTTCTGCCGGCGCTTCACCGACCGCTTTGTCCGTCACTTCCAGAGTGAGCTGGAGGGGGCGCTCCCACCAAGCTGTGCTTCTGGGAGGGACGATATGGTGAGCTGGGCTCCCCAGTCAGATGCTACAtccctggaggaggaggcggtcTCACCCCTGTCAGCATCTGGGGGGGCTGTCCTCCCGTGTCCCCCGACTAACGCTACGCGGGCCTCATCCAAGCCGGCGCCGACGCGGCTGGTGCTGGAGAACCGCAGTGGGGACAGGTTTCAAGATTCTTACACCCACAGCCAAGTCCTGcctccatcttcatcatcgtcGTGTTGCTCGTCGGTGGGAGGGAACAATGGGAGGCGTGAGGAGAGGGGGGCCATGATTGCCCCTGGAAATGGAGAAGCACCagttgaggaagaggaggacagctgGTTAGGGGTGGCGTCTGTGGGGGAAGACGTCGAGCCAGAAGAGCGGGAGGGAGAGTCCACAGAGGCGGGCAGTGCAGACCCCTCCCACGCTCCTCAGattccaccttcctcctcctcggtCACTTCTCCGCCTGGCTCCAAAGGTAACAGTACGCCCAACTCctccaaaaacaaactgaagaagCGCTTTTCTCTGCGGAGTGTGGGTCGTAGTGTGCGGGGGAGTGTCCGGGGAATCCTGCACTGGCGGAGCTCCTCCAGTGACTCAGCCCAGAGCCAGCTGCCCTCCAGCTACAGCTACACCATGGGTGTTCAGGACGCCACCCTGGTTTCATCCTCAAAGAGGAACTCTGGCACACAGCCTCCCacacccacctcctccatgCCCGTTTCCCTGTCCATGCCCCTGTCCCTTCcccactcctcttcctcctcgctgCCGCCTTCGTCCTCAAGCAGCgccacctctctgtctctttcggAGGCCGCTCGGGATCGGCGGCGGAGCAACGGTGAAGCCGGTGAGAAGGAGAAGTGGAGCCATCGCCTGGAGAAACTCAGACTGTCACGATCCCCTCCCCCTGTCCTCACCCCGACCACCACCGGCTCTCACgccacctcctcctcgctgCCTCCGAGCagcgccgccgccgccgccatgGGTCCTCCACGGAAGGTGGGCCGGCTGGTGCGGGAAGGCGGGGTGAGCGTCAGTTCATCCAGCGACGAGTTGAGCGCGAGCCACGGCTTCTCCGGCTTCTCGTTTGGTCTCCTGCATCACAGTACGGACAACAACAACGCTGCCTCGGCTTCGTCCGCCGCAGCTCAGGCCGGTCCGGTGCAGCCGCTGGCCAGCGGAGGCAACGTGCCCTGGAGAGGAGGACGCTGGCATAAGTGTCGCCTGGTCctcagagagagggacagagagggcgTTGAGCGGGGGGAGGAGTACTACCTGGAGTTCTTCATTCCACCTAAA TCATCGAAGCCCCGGCTGACTGTCCCTTGCTGCTCGATCGTGGATGTGAGGAGCACCACAGCGCTGGAGGTCCCCGACAAGGAGAACACCTTTCTGCTGCAG CTGGAGGGGTCGGCGCAGTACGTGATCGAGACTCGAGACGCCGTTCAGATGCGAGCCTGGCTGAGTGACATCAGGAACGGCATCTGTCTCAG TGAACAGGAAGAcgctgaaggtgtgtgtggggggcCGCTGGACATCAGTGGGACGCCTGAGATAGTTGACCGTCTTTCACAGG TGTGTTATGGAGGTATCGGAGGCTCCTCTCCACTGATGGATCCTCTCCCACCTGAACTGCCACCTCGAGCTCCTCTCGACGAACCAGACGGCCGGATTCTCGGAGGAGGCGGGGCTAGTCTGGGCACACCTTATGCTGCGACGCCAGACGCCACAG GCTCCTTCCTGTTCTCGGACACGAGCGCTGCGGAGGCGGTGGAGCACCCGCTCAGCGAGTGTCAGTGGTTCCACGGCACCCTGTCCCGTCTCAAAGCCGCTCAGTTGGTGTTGGCCGGAGGCCCGGCGAGCCACGGCGTCTTCCTGGTTCGCCAGAGCGAGACGCGGCGCGGAGAATACGTCCTCACCTTTAACTTCCAGGGGAAGGCCAAG CACCTCCGTCTGTCCCTGAACGAGGACGGTCAGTGCCGAGTGCAACACCTTTGGTTCCAGTCCATCTTCGACATGCTGGAGCACTTCCGGGTGCACCCGATCCCCCTGGAGTCCGGCGGCGCCTCAGACGTCACGCTCATCAGCTTCGTGGGCGCCACCGCTGTTCGCCAGCCAG GCCGGGACAGGGCAGGCAGCCGGCCTACAGtctgtgatgtcatcaccaCGCGCCATCCCGACTCTCCATCAACCCCCATCTCTGACTGTGT ACTTGACCAGCAGACCCCGTag